The Acetobacteroides hydrogenigenes genome has a segment encoding these proteins:
- the glmS gene encoding glutamine--fructose-6-phosphate transaminase (isomerizing) has translation MCGIVAYVGVRDAYSVIIKGLKRLEYRGYDSAGIALVNGGINIIKKKGKVINLEEFASNTNLDGHIGIGHTRWATHGIPSDANSHPHTSGDGRIALVHNGIIENYLTLKADLLKKGHVFKSETDTEVLVHFIEDIRNELRCNLEEAVRVALSRVVGAFAIAVISVDEPAVMVAARRGSPLAVGIGDGEYVIASDVTPIIEYTQSVIYPKDNEMVVINGTNYKLIDLENNLLEPYVKELDFELASIEKGGFEHFMLKEIMEQPRTFRDCLRGRLKAEEAYIKLGGIRDYIDEIISAKRILIIACGTSYHAGLVAKYLFEDLCGIPTDIDFASEFRYRKVVITERTVVLGISQSGETADTIVALEKAKKKGAKVLGICNVVGSSIARLTDAGVYTHVGVEIGVASTKAFTGQLAIIYMMALLIAKEKGSLEYEKYRHLVEEFDQIPDKIEQTLKNTYTAVEQISAACRTASSMIYLGRGLNYPIALEGALKLKEITYIHAEGYPAAEMKHGPIALIDENMFVVFIAPKDKTYEKIVSNIQEVKSRGGKVVALVTEGDKTIAKMADYTIEIPETDKIFTPVLNIIPLQMLSYQVAKLRECNIDQPRNLAKSVTVE, from the coding sequence ATGTGTGGAATTGTTGCTTATGTTGGAGTAAGAGATGCTTACTCAGTAATAATTAAAGGGTTAAAACGCTTAGAGTATAGAGGTTATGATAGTGCCGGCATAGCATTGGTTAACGGCGGCATAAATATAATTAAGAAAAAGGGAAAAGTAATAAATCTCGAAGAATTTGCGAGCAATACCAATTTGGATGGTCATATTGGTATTGGCCATACCCGTTGGGCTACTCATGGAATTCCTAGCGATGCCAATTCTCATCCGCATACATCTGGCGATGGCAGAATAGCCCTAGTTCATAACGGGATTATTGAAAACTACCTCACCTTAAAGGCCGATTTGCTTAAGAAGGGGCATGTTTTTAAAAGCGAAACTGATACCGAAGTTCTGGTTCATTTCATTGAGGATATTCGTAACGAGCTAAGGTGCAATCTAGAGGAAGCCGTTCGCGTGGCTTTGAGTCGTGTAGTCGGAGCATTTGCCATTGCCGTTATCTCAGTCGATGAGCCAGCTGTAATGGTTGCTGCGCGAAGGGGAAGCCCTTTGGCAGTAGGAATAGGGGACGGGGAGTATGTTATTGCATCGGATGTAACGCCAATTATTGAGTATACCCAGAGCGTTATCTACCCTAAGGATAACGAGATGGTGGTTATTAACGGAACCAATTATAAGCTTATAGATCTCGAAAATAACCTCCTAGAACCATACGTAAAGGAACTTGATTTCGAACTTGCCAGTATCGAAAAGGGAGGCTTCGAGCACTTTATGCTTAAGGAGATAATGGAGCAGCCTCGTACTTTTAGGGATTGCCTTCGAGGTCGCTTAAAGGCGGAAGAAGCATATATCAAGCTAGGGGGTATTCGCGATTATATCGATGAGATTATATCCGCAAAGCGAATACTAATTATAGCATGTGGTACTTCGTACCATGCTGGACTTGTAGCAAAGTACCTATTCGAGGACCTTTGCGGTATCCCTACTGATATCGATTTTGCATCGGAATTTCGTTACCGTAAAGTGGTGATTACTGAGCGAACGGTAGTGCTGGGTATTTCGCAGTCTGGAGAAACTGCTGATACCATTGTTGCTCTCGAAAAGGCAAAGAAGAAGGGGGCCAAGGTGCTTGGAATATGCAATGTTGTAGGTTCTTCTATTGCTCGCCTTACTGATGCTGGAGTTTACACCCACGTAGGTGTGGAAATTGGTGTTGCAAGTACCAAAGCGTTTACCGGTCAGCTTGCTATCATCTATATGATGGCGCTGCTTATAGCCAAAGAAAAGGGGAGCCTTGAGTACGAAAAGTACAGGCACCTGGTTGAAGAATTTGATCAAATACCTGATAAAATAGAGCAAACCTTAAAGAATACTTATACGGCAGTAGAGCAGATCTCTGCGGCATGCCGCACCGCATCGAGCATGATATACCTTGGACGTGGGCTAAACTACCCAATTGCGCTTGAGGGGGCTCTAAAGCTAAAGGAGATAACCTATATCCATGCCGAAGGCTATCCTGCTGCAGAGATGAAGCATGGTCCGATTGCGCTTATAGATGAGAACATGTTTGTAGTATTCATCGCACCCAAGGATAAAACCTACGAAAAGATCGTTTCCAACATTCAGGAGGTGAAATCGCGCGGAGGAAAAGTAGTTGCGCTGGTTACCGAAGGGGATAAGACAATTGCCAAGATGGCCGACTATACCATCGAAATTCCAGAAACGGATAAGATCTTCACTCCAGTACTGAATATTATTCCGCTACAAATGCTATCGTATCAGGTGGCCAAGCTGCGCGAGTGTAACATCGACCAGCCTAGAAATCTCGCCAAATCAGTAACCGTAGAGTAG